The following nucleotide sequence is from Melioribacteraceae bacterium.
TTTTCATCTTCGGCCTCTAGAGCGCCCATCATAATTCTTCCAATAAGTGCTGCATGTCTATTAATTCGAAGAAGTATATCAATAAGCTCAAGATGCATTTCATTTGTTTGAATAGCTTCGGGAATGTCTTGTCGAAGTCTGTCAAAATGTGAACGTTTCAGATTAAGCTCACCGGCTTTATATTTCTGGTATTTCTGCTCAAGCTTTTTACCGCGTTCGAATTTTGTATCCTTGAAAACATCAATTGCGCGGGCAACTTGTTTAACTGTCTGTGAATGAAACTTTGTTAACTCAGCTTTACCATCATTTGAAAATGCTAAATTAAATCGAATACGTTTTTTTGCTAAGTTCCTTAGTCGAGTTGAAATGAGATCTGCAATGATTTCAAACTCAGCTGAACATTGTAAAATTTGAAATGATTCCTCCGCTGTATTTTCGTCTATGTCCTGCTGACTTATTTTTGTTAGGTACTTTGCCGTTTTGTGTTGTAAATAATCCACTTCTTTTTCTAATTCTTTTACTTCATCAAGAACTTGCTCGTTATCTTCGAAGAACGGGATAATAATAATTTCGGACATTCGTTTTACTTTTTCGGCAAACTCCAGTACCTCAGCCTTTGCTAAATTTAATGCAAGCGTTGGAGTTGAGATCAACGAATCTTCTAAAAATCTTGTTTTGTATGGTGCTATTTCTTCTTCCTCCTTATCGGGTAAAATTTTATAAAGCAGATTAGCTATTGGTTTTAAGAAAGGAAGAAATGCCAAAGTAAATAATACATTGAAGACTGTGTGTGCATTCGCAATTTGTCGAGGTATTATTACATCCATCATCTCAGCCGACGTTTCATTACCATTAATTGTAGGTGGGATTGATTTGATTAATTCGGTAAATGTTGGAATCCACCAAACAAAAAGTATAACGGCAAAAACTTTAAAGAATGTATGTGAGAGAGCTACACGTTTAGCATCACGATTTGAATTAATTGTTGCCAATAAAGCCGTAACAGTTGTCCCGATATTTGCACCGAAGATTAACGGAATTGAAGCTTCCAATGAAATTAATCCTTGCATACTAAAGACTAGAACAATACCGAGGAAAGCCGCACTGCTTTGTATCAAGGCAGTAAAAAGTGTCCCGATAAGAATTCCAAGAATAGGATTTTCAAGTTGAAGAACAATATCAATAAACGGCTGGAATGTTCTAAGCGGTTCCATAGAGTCCGACATGATATACATTCCAAAAAATAAAATACCGAAGCCGAAAATAGATTCACCGACATTTTTAATTTTTTTGGCAGAAAAGAAAAAATATAACATAAAACCTATACCGATAATCAATAAAGAATAATCGGTAAGTTTGAAGGCAATTAACTGTAATGTTATAGTTGTTCCGATTCCCGCACCTAGAACAATTCCCATTGTTTGTGTGAACGAAATTAGTTTTGCTTGAACAAAGCTTACAAGCATAACAGTAGTTGCACTTGAACTTTGGGTAATCATTGTAACAATTGTACCGATTCCGACTGCGACAAATCTATTAGTAGTAACCGTGTTGAGAATTGAACGCATTTTATTGCCCGCGGTTTTCTTAAGACCGTTACTTAACATATGCATGCCGTAAAGGAATAAACCAAGTCCGCCAATCACACCCATTATTAACATTGCTACCCAATTATCTTTTCGAGCTATGACGGATAAATAAATTGGGTCTATCTCGCCGCTATAATTTTTAATATGAGCAGAAAAGATGTAATTGCCTTGCGATGATCCCAAACGAATATTTGTTTCAGCTTTTCCGGTTGAATCACTGTAAACAATATTCTGTTCAATAAATGTGTGTTTCTCTTTTTCGGGATGTGAAACAATATTAAAAACAACCGGGATGTTAGGAATTGGATGTTTCGCGCTGTCTAATATAAATACGGTAAATGGTTCTTTTAACATTTCGCCGGCGGTTGCATAGTAAGATTTGGAAATGCGTATTGATTCTTTTAAGACAAGCTGAATTTTTAATGAATCTAAATTTGCATTTGCATTAATAGTTAAGAATAGCAAGAATATGTATAGAAACAATTTTTTCATTTCGAATAACCGGCAATCAAAACTTATGAAGATAGTAAAATGAAGATAATTGTCAATAATAATTTGTTAGATGATATACACAACAACTTCTCCGATTGAAGGCCAGTGCTATATATCTGCCTTAAATTCAATATCAAAATATATTTTCAATAGTTGATAAAAGCGTTTGTCGTTTACAATTTCTATTTCCCGAACCGTATCATTACTTGTAATCTTAAGAGATTTATCTGTGAGTGTGATGCGTCCGTTTAAAGTTGCAATACTGCATAGTTTTTTCTGTGTAAAAGTTGAATCGGGAGAAGATTGGTGATAATTGCATTTATCCGAAAACTCTGAAATATTTCTTGGTCTTAAAGAAAAGAGATATTCATTTTTCCAACCATCCGAAGATTTCTTCTGAACAGCCAAATAATCTTTATTGAAAGAGATTATTCTAAAAATTCCTCGCTCATCTTTTTGTTCAATTCCGGTTATAATTTTGAGAGGAGAAAAGGCAAACTCTCCGAAGCCGACATCCACAATCCAATTGTCATTATCTATTTTTACAATAATAGCAAGGTGATCGAATTCATCGCCATATTTTTCTTGTGTGTTAAAAACCCGTGCCGAGACTAAATGTGTTTTAAATCCAAGACTTTTTAGAAGCTCATTAAACAAGCCATTTAATTCATAACAAAATCCACCACGTTTATTTTCTACAATTTTATTGTAAAAGTACTCGAGATTAATCGAGATAGGAATCTTGTGATGAATATCTAAATTCTCAAATGGAATATTCAATAAATGAGACTTTTGCAATGCACTAAGCGTATCAAGATTATTGCAAATTTTGTTTCTAAAATTGATACGCTCAAGATACTTGTCTAGTTGAACTTTATCCATATTTGTCTTCAGATCTTACCACAACATTGAAGCCATGCCTAATATAATCAAAGCAAAAATTAGATTAGTAGCAGCCAATGTTTTTAGTCTTTTTTGAAATCTAAAGAATTCTTGTACCGGACTTTCGCCGGGTTTAGGTGCATACTTTTGAAGATTTGGAACAACGTATAGGGCAATAGTCAATCCGACAATTATCGCCAAAAGAATAAATACATGTTTTATCAATAAGATAACACCAAAATTTGAAGTTGTATCAAGCAATAAAGAAGATGGTGTTTTTAGAAAACCGGTTATGATCAGTACGATTATACTTGACCAGGCAACGATTGAAAATCTTTTTGCGATAATCCCTTGCAATTTGCCGCTTTCACGAGCATCGATTGATTTTAGAGAAGGCTGCAATACCAAATGCATATAAATTGCACCGCCAATCCAAACGATAGAACCAAGTAAGTGTAGGTAATTGATTAAAATACGATCCATTTTCGCCTCATTTTAATTACGTTGGTTTTGAAACGTAATTATGACGCTAAAGCGGATAATAAGTTTCTTTAAAAATCACATGTATGAAAAACACCTTGAAATTTGTTTACGTTTACTCGAAATATAATAGACGAGTATAGCAGCTAACAAATAAAGCAACTCAATCTCAAGTGGAAGATTAGAATTTTGTTTGTGAAATAATGATATTATAAATAAGAATTTATTCTACAATAACTTAATCAAGGCACAACAATGATCAAAGTAAAACGAGTTTACGAAGAACCATCAAAAGATGATGGATTGAGAATTTTAGTCGATCGGCTTTGGCCGAGAGGATTAACTAAAGAGAAAGCAAAAGTTGATTTGTGGCTTAAAGAAATTTCACCAAGCAACGAATTACGAAAATGGTATCACGATAATTTTGATGAGTGGAACGAGTTTAAAAAGAAATACAAAAATGAGTTAAAAGATAAAACGGAAACAGTTGCCGAATTAAAACAATTGATTAAGAAAAATAAGATTGTAACGTTTGTTTATTCATCGAAGGAAGAAGAAAAAAATAATGCGGTTGCGTTGAAAGAGTTTGTTTCTTAAATGTTTTTATTCAACTCTTCTGTTTTATTCGTGCATTAATGGCTTGCGTTTTTGACTTTGAATTGTATGAATAACAGCAGAGTCCCGCGAAGTAGCTTTCCTTTTTTAGCCACAAATTAATGAATTAGGTGCTAAAGATTTTTTACTTCAAGCGCACATACGTTTTGATTAATTCTTCTTCTGCTTTCTCGGTGAAAGTTTCGAATCCTTTGTCTTCCATAATTTTAAGTAGCGGCGCCGGGATAAATGGAGTGATTAATAAGTAATTTTCATTTTCTTTTAATTCAAGTATCTCTTTCGTGACTTTTACCGCTGGATGATTTCCGTTTTCCAAATCTTCCCGTGCATCGTATTTTTTTTTAATAGGATTTTCTTCAACCCAAACCGGTTTTGGTTTTATTTTTTCAAAAATATCTTCTTCGACTTCAATATCATCTAATCCCGTAGCATTACGAAGCTCGTTTATTAACAAAGATAATGAAACACCGCCGACAACAGAGGCTTGTTTCAAAGTTGTTACTTTTGCAACGGTTCTTCTTAATACAGGATTTTTTAATTTCTTAAAAACCGGTGCGATCTCAATAAGTTTATCTTCAAGCTGCGGATAATTTTTAAGTAAATCACCAACTAAAGTTTTCGGCGTTATATCTAATTTAATATCTTCTTTAATTGTCATACTGCAAAATTCTCCTTTCACCTTCTAATTCTCTAAACTCGGCTATGTCTTGTGTTAGTTCGAGTGTTCCTAAATATTTTCCTTCTTTGTCTCTCACCGCATAGTAAGAAATGTGAACATACTTACCGTGAAAATCTATCCAGAACTTTGCTGCATCTTGTTTGCCGGATTTAAAATCATCTAAAATTTGATTAACAATATGAACGCTTGACGGAGGATGGCAATATTGAACTTCCCTTCCGAGTATTGCTTTACTTCTTTGGAATATTCTGTCTGTTCCGTGTGAGAAGTAACGAACTTTATCTTCTTTATCAACAAATGTTATATCAAGTGGAATAGAATTAAAAATTCCTTCCAATTCTTCAGGCGATAAACTTCCTGTTGAGAGTTTGAATTTTGTTTCTTCTTTCCCCAATGGATCCAACTTTGTATCAAACTCGGGCTGCCATCTTTTATCGGGATAAAAAATACAGAAACCAATTTCATCACTCTGTTGATCAATTTCATACCACTCGATATCTGTGAATGTGTCGATACACATAGGAAACAAAATATTATCTTCTTTGTAAATCATTTCTTCGATCGATTTAAGCGTCGGTTCAAACATAAATTCAATGAATCCGTTCAAGGTTTCTAAATCAATATTTTCTTTTTCCTCGAACACAGAAAAGGCAGATTTTAACAAACCTCTCGTTTCATCATGCTTCCCCCACATAACCATCGGTGGTCCCGTGATGTTGTGTTTTTCCAAAAAAGGAAACACTAAGTTTTCTTTTCTTACATAATGCTTTTCAATATCCATCAGCAAATTAAATTGTTTGTTGATTTCGTTAAGTGTCTCCGCCGGTGATCCGTTATAATCTTCAGTTGGATAAAGTTTACGAATGCTTTCGATTACTTTTTCTATTTCACGATTTTCATTTATGAAAACATCAACCGGATGCCCTTCCGGAATTTCTTTTGAAAACTTACTCATTAAATTTCCTTTAAGAGCATCAGAATGAAGATCACAGAATTTTAAGACTTCTTCTCTATCCAATCCTTCTTTAATTAGTTCTTCTTCTGCTTGCACCACTTCACCGTAAGGGACTTCACCCATAATTTTTTTGAGTTCTTTTTGTGTCTCTTCTACGGTTTCACCAGCGTGAAGTTTTAGAATAAGGGTCTTTAAGTTTTTTACTCTTTGTTCGCTGTTGTTTATAAATTCACTCATGTTGTTACCTTATATTTTAATAGGGCTGAAGCCCAGTATAATTATGAATCAAATTATCGGCAATGAAAAATGATTTATGTATAAATTGCCGTCCACTTTAGCGGACGGACTAAAAAAGTAAATATGATTGGGGCTTTAGCCCCATTCGATTATTTTAATTTATTTGTGTTTCTTTTAAAACTTTTCCATCTATACCGATTAATTTTACATCGACTACAATGTCACTTCCGGTCATTTCAATCGCTTGCTGAACCATTTGAACTAAACCGCCGCAACATGGGACTTGCATAACTAAAACTGTGATAGCTTTTAGTCTGCTTTGTTCGACCATAGTTATCAACTTATCAAAATAAACTTGTTTGTTGGTGTCTAGTTTTGGACATGCAATTGCGAGACTTTTCCCTTTGAGAAAATCTTTATGAAAATCGGGATAGGAAAATCCGCAGCAATCAGCCGCGAGTAGTAAATGTGCATCTCTGTAATACTGAGCTTGAGGGGAAACAAGATGTAATTGAATTGGCCAATGTGTTAAATGTGATTGTCTTGATCCGGATTCATTTTCAGAATAATCATCTGCTTCGAATGACATTTCTTTTGAGCCGGGACAACTTGTATGTTCAACCTTTTCCTTTCGTAACTCGGGGATCGGAATATTATATTTATTCAAGTATTCAATTGCCTCGGTTACAAAGTCCAATTCATTATGATCAATCAAATGTTCAAGATGCGCTTTGATTACATTTGGTCCGCCTTTTACAATATAATCCATAACTTTAGATTCATTATACGGCTCGGCTTCACGCTTTTCAATTGTCAAAGCACCTTGAGGACAATGACCGATGCACGCACCTAGACCGTCGCAAAAAAGATCGCTAATAAGTCTGACTTTACCGTCAATTACTTGAAGAGCACCTTCATGACAGGAGGGAACACATTCGCCGCAGCCATCGCAAAGTTCTTCGTCTATTTTTATTATTTCTCTTTGCATATTATCTCATTTATAAAAAGAAAAAATATTCTGATTATAAAATAAAGAACATGCGTGTCTCTTGCAAGGGGAATCGAAAACAATACAGTTTGTCCTTGGAAAGCAGATCAAAATAAACGATTTCAATTGACAAATAAATGAAATTCTGCTAATTTTTAATCAGAAATATAATTCTGATTAAATGAAAGAAGTAAAATGAAGGAAAAAAAGAAGTTCATAAGAAATACAGAAAAATCGATACAGAAACATAGATTTTGGGTTCAATCAGCAGTAGTACTGATTTGCATTTGGATTGGTATTGAGTTTCATCTTTTTGTTGAGTCATTAGAAGGCGGAAACCCGTCAGATGTCGGATATCGCCCACCCGGAGTTGAAGGATTTTTACCTATCAGTGCATTAATGAGTTTATATTATTTCTTTTTAACGGGCGAAATTCATCAAGCACATCCGGCGGGATTCGTAATTCTCGTTGGCATAGTTTCTGTCTCATTTATCTTCGGTAAGGCTTTTTGCAGTTGGATGTGCCCGATCGGTTTCTTGTCTGAATTGATTGGTGATTTTGGAGACAAAGTTGCCAAGAAATTATTTAAGAAAAGAATTAAAATGCCGAAGATTTTGGATTATCCGCTTCGAAGTATAAAATACCTTTTGCTTGCGTTCTTTGTTTATTCAATATTTTTTGCCATGACCGCCGCCTCGTTGAAATACTTTCTCGATAGCCCGTATAATATGGTTGCCGATGTTAAGATGTATGGATTTTTTGCAGATATTTCTCGATTTGCATTAATTGTTATTGCGGTGTTATTTGGATTGTCGATTATCTTTAGAAACTTCTGGTGCAGATACCTTTGTCCGTACGGGGCCTTGCTTGGTGTTTTTAGTTTGCTAAGCCCAAACAAAATCAAACGTGATCCAATTTCATGCATTGATTGCGGTTTATGCAACAAAGCTTGTCCGTCATTTATTAAAGTCGATAGTGTAAAAACAGTTTGGTCGGATGAATGTTCAACATGTATGAGTTGTGTTGATGCTTGTCCTGTTGAGGATACTCTACAATTAAGACCTCAATTTGGAAAAAATAAAATCAATAAAAAATTTGTTGCAGTTGGAGTTGTGGGTCTTTATATTCTAATTATTGGTCTCGGAATGTTAACGGGCAACTGGCAAAATAATATTTCGAATGAACAATATATTCTACATCAAAAAAATATACAAAGCTTAGGACATCCAAGAAGTACAGCCGACATCGAAAGGTTAAACAAAATTACAGAAACAGGGGATAATAATGTCTCAAGAAAATCAGAAAAGAGGACTAATTAAGAAAATACTGAATTTCCTTACTCCACCGCCTCAATGGAGGTTCCCGGTAATAATTATGCTTGGAATTTTCTTTGGAATAGGTGTTCACATCTTTTATATCTCGAATGCCGTATCATATCTTTCAGATGACCCGCAAGCATGTATAAATTGCCACGTTATGACCCCTCAATTCGCAACTTGGGAAAGAAGCAGTCACGCTAAAGTTGCAACATGTAATGATTGTCACGTTCCGCAAGACCACATTGTAAGAACTTATTACTTTAAAGCGATGGACGGATTACGACACGCAACTATGTTTACATTCAGACTAGAACCACAAGTAATAAGAATTAAAAGTGCGGGAAGAGAAGCTGTTCAAGAAAATTGTATTAGATGTCATTCAAACCAAATTCACCCGATCGCATTAAGAGCAATCAATAATAGAAATGTAGAAGATCAACGACCCGGTTACTGCTGGGATTGTCATAGAGAAGTCCCTCACGGAAAAGTAAAAGGTTTATCAACAACACCGTATGCACAAACTCCACAATATGAACCTATTACACCGGAATGGATGCAAAAGTTTTTTGCAAAAGAAAATTAATAATAACAAAAGAAGGGTTTATTGATGAGACCAATTCAAGACATCATTAAAGAAAAACCATGGGTTGGGTGGTTTTTATTTTTTGCTACCGTGGTAATTGTATTTTTAATCGGGTTATTCGCATCTTCTATTGTTGAAAGAAGAAGTGAAGCGTTAACATTGCAAACGGTAAAACCAATTGCCGAATGGGAACCTAGAAACGAAGTTTGGGGCGAAAATTATCCCCGAGAATACGAGACTTATTTGAAGACACTTGATACAAATTTTGTAAGTAAATACGGCGGTTCGGCATTCAGAGATTATTTAGAAGAATATCCCGAACTTGTAGTTATGTGGGCAGGTTACGGATTCTCGAAAGAATATAATCAAGGAAGAGGACACGCCCACGCAATTGAGGATATAAGAGAAATTTTAAGAACCGGTGGAAACGATGTTCGTCCAATGCCTTCAACTTGCTGGACTTGTAAAAGTACAGATGTTCCAAGATTAATGGCGGAAGAAGGTGTTGAAGAATTTTACAAAGGAAATTGGTTTGATAAAGGTCATCAAGTTGTAAATCCAATCGGATGTCAGGATTGTCACGATCCCAACACAATGAATTTAAGAATAACACGTCCCGCATTAATTGAAGCTTTCGAAAGACAAGGTAAAAAGATTTCGGAATTTTCACACAACGAAATGCGTTCACTTGTTTGTGCACAATGCCACGTTGAATATTATTTCAAAGGAGAAGGAAATTATTTAACATTCCCATGGGATAAAGGATTTACCGCTGATGATATGGAAGAATACTACGACGAAATCAATTTTACTGATTGGACACATTCATTAAGTAAGACTCCTATGTTAAAGGCACAGCATCCGGATTTCGAACTTTATATGACAGGAACTCATGCCGAACAAGGAGTATCATGCGTTGATTGTCATATGCCTTATAGAACAGAAGGGGGAGTTAAGTTTACTGATCATCATATTCAATCACCACTTAACAATGTCGAGAATTCTTGCTTTGTTTGTCACAGAGACGAGACAGACAAAATGATTCAAAAAGTTTACAGCAGACAAGATCGAATTATGGAATTAAGAGGTTTGTTGGAAGAAGCATTAGCAGCTGCACATATTGAAGCTAAAACAGCTTGGGATAACGGCGCACAACAAAATGAAATGGAAGCAGCATTAAAACTAATCCGTCATGCACAATGGAGATGGGATTGGGTTGCTGCCGCTAACGGTGCCGGATTCCACTCACCTGATGAATCATTGCGAGTTCTTGGTACCGGTATCCAAAAAGCAGAACAAGCCAGAAAAGAATTAGCATTAGTTCTTGTAAAGCACGGAGTGAGTTACCCGATTGCAATGCCGGATATTTCAACAAAAGAAAAAGCTCAAAAGTATATCGGTCTTGATATGGAAATGTTGAAAAAAGACAAAGAAAACTTCCTTAACACTACTGCAAAAGATTGGGATAAAATTGCTAAGGAAAGACAAGGTACGTTAAAAGAATATTAATCTGATATTTACTAATAGCAGTTAAGTATAGAATAGCCCGTCATGCGACGGGCTTTTTTTTACTGCTGCACTAATGAAGACGAATATTGAATTGGTAAGCCATCATCATCCAAAGTGCAGAATGCAATGTGCACTTTTATGGTGGGATATAATGAGAATAGCGTATTATCGGTTTCCTCGAAAGTGACGCTGAATGAAAGCGGATTCTCGAGATCGAGTGGTTGAGCTACGGTAGTTAAGGGAAAGAAATGTACCTTCTCATTATTTGCTTTTTCTGGATCGTTCACTTCAATAATGAAGTATGCTTCTATGTTCTTTTCTACTTCGGTATTAAACAGAGTAGGATTTGAGAACTGCATTAATGAAAGGTTAATCCCGTTTTCATCTCTTGCATAAGTATTAATTGAAAATGCAAAACCAAAACCCGGAACAATTGAAAAACCATCCACAGTACCGCTGCCTGTAATGTAAGGATAGTTCTTTTTGATGCAGTAATTGTAAGCGGATTGTTTTGGTCCTGCCGCTTCTTTCCAAAAATATCTCAGACTATTAATCGAGTTTATTTTTTTTGAAGCTTTGATACCCGTAAGAAATCTGTTTCTCCTTTCAACGCCTTCAGGGGAAGTATCGATTTTTCTATTGGAAGTTTTACGCATAACAAAGTTATCATCTCCTTTAATGACGCCGATGTAATCACCGAACGTACCGGAGAGTTTTCCGAAAAATTTCTCTTTGAATGAAGCCATTTTTTGTTTCTCCTAATTATTAGTCAATTATATTTATTTTGTTTTGAGCCCGCCTACGCTAAGGCTTCTTAGATTCCGGCTAAATGATTGCCGGAATGACCGGTTGTTTGAGATTCCTCAGTAATCAAGAGGCGATTCCTTCGGAATGACAGAAATGGAAAGATGGGGGGTGAGCGGGGATTGGTGGTTGTTCGAGAATGGGACGGTACTGTTACGGCACTATGACGGCACTGTAACGGCAACTCTTCGAGTATTGTTCGAGAATTATTCGACAAGTATTCGAGAACTATTCGACAAATTAGTATGAATCGGGTATGGAGTGAGGTGTATTGATTTATGAAATTGTACATCGTTTTCCCTTTTTGATTAGTGCTCGAAGCAGTTTTAATTACTTTTAGAACACGAGAGGAAAAATGGATGCCATTTCCATTTCCAATTATGGAGGTATTTTTGGAAGTTTAAATTTGGAAGTGATTTCCAAAATTAGAGGATGTTATAATCCATGCAGCGTCTTTTTGCGGTGTGGTTTGAACAGCCTAATTCATCACCAAGCTTTTTAAAGTTAATTGTACCATTATTCTTTCTACATTTTTCGTTGATAATTTTTAATAGTTTATCTTTTGTAAGTCCGTGTTTCTGCAAGTAATTTTTCTTTTTCAGTTTCTTAATTAGATTATTCGCAGCTTCATGCTCGGTAATATTTCTTTCTCTCTCTTCTCGAGTTGTATCCTTAACCGTGTTATGAATCTTTATTGGATTTGCAGTTTTCTGATATGCCCTGGGACGAATTATCAGTGTGAAAAATGAGTTGGGTTTTGCCGGTGCCAACGGTTTGTCGTACTTGATCTGCATTTGATTAATTGCGTGCTCAATATCGGTCGAGTGATTTTGACATAGTTGATAAATTTTCTTTACTCTTTCTTCATCGTTTTTACCGTTTATATAAGGAATTATATCTGCCAGCTCAGGACCATATTTTAAGAAAAAGCCGTCGAGGGTAAAACCTCTAAAGTTTTGAGCCATGCGTATAAATTCCAAAAGTGTTTTGAGAACAAGGTCATCGGTTAAGCTGTCCTTAAGAAAATCGAAATCATAGTTATTCTGATCATCCCATTTGTCTATTTCGGCAGAGAATGAAGCGAATCTTCTATCTACACATTGTGAGCATTTGCCGCAATGAGGTTTTGAACTTGTATTATCACGCGTACTGCTGCATGAAATAGAGTTAATAAATAGATTTGCACTTTCGTGTTTTTTCAAAATTTTTATAACATCGGTTTTTGTTTTATCGAAAAATTTATTTTTTATAACAAAAGGTTCTTCCGCAATTGCTGAGAATAGGCTTCCAAGTAGAGCGAGGGTTTTAGGATGGGTTGTTCTGCTTGAACGTGCATTCATAAGATCTTGAGTTTCTGCAAAGTTAAGAGAGGTCATGCCGTTTTCGTGAACGTATATTTCCTTTTGACCGTAAGCTTCCGCCACAACAAAAGCTGTTGATGTATATAGAAATGATCTTGTTCTCTGACTCTCTTCGGCGGAACTTTCATTACTCAAACCGCATTCAAATTTGTAATGACTTACTCGGCCAGGATAAGTTTGCTGGAGTAAGTTAAAGAGTTTGTTCTGAACACTAATAGTAGTTTTTTGACCGGAACGATGACTAACCAAGCAAACGTGAGAGTGGTTTGTCTGAAGACTTTCAACCGCACCGGCGAGTGAATCTATACCGCCCGAAAAGAGAAGAACTTTTAATTGATCTTCTTTCTGCATATTGAAATTATCGTTATCGAAAATTGATGAAGGAAAATCTTCATCGGACTGATAGAAAGAAAATTCATACTTGCTGTCACCGGTCATAAATTCGAGCGCGTCGGTTAAAAGTTTTTGAATATCGGGTCGTACCCAAAAAGCATAGTCGATAACTCCGATATGAAACACGATATGACGGCTCCATGAATGATACTCCTGCGCTGAGGGACTTCCACGTTTTATTTTTCGGTCGGCGGCAAAGAGATAGCCCGCAATGTTAAGTAAATCTTTGTGACGTGGTTTAACGGTTAGTACTGCATCAATCAACTTATCAAGTTTTATTCTTGTATTATACTCAGGTAATTCTTTTCTGTGTTCAAGTATGATTTTCTTAGAATCCGGATAGTTTACAGCCGCACCAAAACCACCGCATGAGACAATATGTTTTTTACTATTGCTCATTTCAATTCCTCAAACAGAATTTCACTTCTCATTTTCTTGAAGGTATTGCGAATGAGCTTGTTGATATCTTTACCCGAAGGTTTATTTTCTTTGGA
It contains:
- a CDS encoding 7-cyano-7-deazaguanine synthase translates to MSNSKKHIVSCGGFGAAVNYPDSKKIILEHRKELPEYNTRIKLDKLIDAVLTVKPRHKDLLNIAGYLFAADRKIKRGSPSAQEYHSWSRHIVFHIGVIDYAFWVRPDIQKLLTDALEFMTGDSKYEFSFYQSDEDFPSSIFDNDNFNMQKEDQLKVLLFSGGIDSLAGAVESLQTNHSHVCLVSHRSGQKTTISVQNKLFNLLQQTYPGRVSHYKFECGLSNESSAEESQRTRSFLYTSTAFVVAEAYGQKEIYVHENGMTSLNFAETQDLMNARSSRTTHPKTLALLGSLFSAIAEEPFVIKNKFFDKTKTDVIKILKKHESANLFINSISCSSTRDNTSSKPHCGKCSQCVDRRFASFSAEIDKWDDQNNYDFDFLKDSLTDDLVLKTLLEFIRMAQNFRGFTLDGFFLKYGPELADIIPYINGKNDEERVKKIYQLCQNHSTDIEHAINQMQIKYDKPLAPAKPNSFFTLIIRPRAYQKTANPIKIHNTVKDTTREERERNITEHEAANNLIKKLKKKNYLQKHGLTKDKLLKIINEKCRKNNGTINFKKLGDELGCSNHTAKRRCMDYNIL
- a CDS encoding 4Fe-4S binding protein; amino-acid sequence: MKEKKKFIRNTEKSIQKHRFWVQSAVVLICIWIGIEFHLFVESLEGGNPSDVGYRPPGVEGFLPISALMSLYYFFLTGEIHQAHPAGFVILVGIVSVSFIFGKAFCSWMCPIGFLSELIGDFGDKVAKKLFKKRIKMPKILDYPLRSIKYLLLAFFVYSIFFAMTAASLKYFLDSPYNMVADVKMYGFFADISRFALIVIAVLFGLSIIFRNFWCRYLCPYGALLGVFSLLSPNKIKRDPISCIDCGLCNKACPSFIKVDSVKTVWSDECSTCMSCVDACPVEDTLQLRPQFGKNKINKKFVAVGVVGLYILIIGLGMLTGNWQNNISNEQYILHQKNIQSLGHPRSTADIERLNKITETGDNNVSRKSEKRTN
- the nrfH gene encoding cytochrome c nitrite reductase small subunit codes for the protein MSQENQKRGLIKKILNFLTPPPQWRFPVIIMLGIFFGIGVHIFYISNAVSYLSDDPQACINCHVMTPQFATWERSSHAKVATCNDCHVPQDHIVRTYYFKAMDGLRHATMFTFRLEPQVIRIKSAGREAVQENCIRCHSNQIHPIALRAINNRNVEDQRPGYCWDCHREVPHGKVKGLSTTPYAQTPQYEPITPEWMQKFFAKEN
- the nrfA gene encoding ammonia-forming cytochrome c nitrite reductase, with translation MRPIQDIIKEKPWVGWFLFFATVVIVFLIGLFASSIVERRSEALTLQTVKPIAEWEPRNEVWGENYPREYETYLKTLDTNFVSKYGGSAFRDYLEEYPELVVMWAGYGFSKEYNQGRGHAHAIEDIREILRTGGNDVRPMPSTCWTCKSTDVPRLMAEEGVEEFYKGNWFDKGHQVVNPIGCQDCHDPNTMNLRITRPALIEAFERQGKKISEFSHNEMRSLVCAQCHVEYYFKGEGNYLTFPWDKGFTADDMEEYYDEINFTDWTHSLSKTPMLKAQHPDFELYMTGTHAEQGVSCVDCHMPYRTEGGVKFTDHHIQSPLNNVENSCFVCHRDETDKMIQKVYSRQDRIMELRGLLEEALAAAHIEAKTAWDNGAQQNEMEAALKLIRHAQWRWDWVAAANGAGFHSPDESLRVLGTGIQKAEQARKELALVLVKHGVSYPIAMPDISTKEKAQKYIGLDMEMLKKDKENFLNTTAKDWDKIAKERQGTLKEY